The Streptomyces sp. 11x1 genomic sequence AAGAGGGGCAGCGGTTTCGTCCGTGTCGTCCTGCTGACGGTCGTGTTCACCCTGGTGGCGAAGATGGGGTACGAGCAGTGGGTGGCGTGACAGGCCGACGCGCAGGGGGCGGGCGCCGGTGATCAGTCGGCGCGGTTGCTGTCGCGGCTGCCGGTGAGGGAGGCGACGCGGCTGCCGGTGAGGTGGGCGAAGACGACCACGTTCCCCCGGTAGCCGGTCGCCCGTGAGTATCCGCCGCCGCAGGTGATGACCCGCAGCTCGGGCCTCGGCGCGGCCCCGTACACCTTCTCGTCGGGGAAGTCGCGCGCGTCGTACACCTCCACGGCGTCCACCGTGAACAGGGCGGTCCCGCCGTCCCACCGGTCCACCTCGATGGTGGCGCCCCGCCGCAGCGCGCCGAGGCGGTAGAACACGGCGGCCCCGTCGGCGTTGTCCACGTGCCCGGCGACGATCGCGGTGCCGCGCTCACCCGGTGTCGTACCGGCCTCGTACCAGCCCGCCAGGTTCTTCCTCTCGGCGGGCGGGACGTCGAGGCTGCCGGTCGGCGTCAGGCCGAGCCCCATGAGCGGCGCGTCGACGCGGAGGGAGGGGACGCGGATCCGGACGGGCGGGGAGGCCGGCAGCGCGGCGGCCGCGGACCCGTCGTCCCCCCACCCGCTCGACGTGCCCGACGAACCGCTCGACCGGCTGTGGGCCTGCGCGGCCGACGGCTGCGGCGGCGCGTGCGACGCGGTCCCGCTGCGCAGCAACCACGCGCCCGAACAGAGGGCCACCACGGTGACCCCGGCTATGACGGCATTGGCGAGCCGACGCACAGAAACCTCCTCAACCTCCTCATGGGCCGACGGGCACCCCCTCGGGCGCGCCGCAAGCTGGTGCCCCTTGTTCCTCCCCTCCGGGTCGAGGGGCGTCGGACCCGGAGGGGAGGAGGGGACGGCGGTACCGGCGGACGGACGGCGGAGGGTGTCCGTCAGAACCCGTCGCCTCTCGCCCGGCGATGCAGGAGCCAGGTACCGCCCGCGGCGGCGACGGCCAGGGCCGCCACACCCGCCGCGGTCTGCACGGGATCGGGACCGAGTGCGCCACCGACCCCCGTCTTCACACTTCCCCTCGGATACGCCGGCTGTCCGGTCCGCGTGCCGGTGAGCGAGACGACCAGGTCGCCGGTGACCCGGGAGACCCCGTCCGCACAGGTCGCGACGATCTCGTACGTCCCTGGCTGCGCGCTCGGCGGCACCTCGAACCTGCCGGCGAGCCGCCCCTGCCCCGCGCCCGGGCTGAGCGAGAAGGAGCCGGCGCCGACCGCGCTGGCGTCCCCCGTGGCGGTACCGTCCGCACCGCAGGCCGCCGTGCGGACGGTGACCTCGTCGCCGGGGACGACACCGGTGGGGGACAGTTCGAGCCGCCCGGTGCCCGCATCACCGTACGCGGGTGTGCCGGTGAGGGCCGCGAAGGCGAGGGCGAGCGCGGTCGTGGCCAGCGGCCGGGCGGTACGTCGCATCGTGCTGCCTCCTCCTAGAGTCCTCCGTTCCCTTCCGAGGTAAGTGGCTCTCCGCTCCGCGCGCTTGCTGACGGACTGTCAGAAATGAGGTGAATGGGTGTCAGGGGGTGGGCGGGGAAAGGCGGACCGGCGGATGTTTGGGCAGGTCATGGGGGTGCGCGCGGCGGGCGCGGAGAAAAGGAACGCGCCGGGCGGCCGGTGGGGGTGTGAACGGGTGATTGGGGGCGGGGACGCGGAGCCGTCTGCCGGGGACGGGAAACCCGCGAGATCCCGCGCGATCCGGCACCGCTTGACCTCAAGCAACG encodes the following:
- a CDS encoding class F sortase — its product is MRRLANAVIAGVTVVALCSGAWLLRSGTASHAPPQPSAAQAHSRSSGSSGTSSGWGDDGSAAAALPASPPVRIRVPSLRVDAPLMGLGLTPTGSLDVPPAERKNLAGWYEAGTTPGERGTAIVAGHVDNADGAAVFYRLGALRRGATIEVDRWDGGTALFTVDAVEVYDARDFPDEKVYGAAPRPELRVITCGGGYSRATGYRGNVVVFAHLTGSRVASLTGSRDSNRAD